AATCATGGCCGtagctaccattgaggacacagaggttatgtcctcagtattttttttccagaaatgtcaaatttatctatgatgaaaatcgatctatgatcaacaatgatggaTTCAGTCTGTATGCCACCCCCAttcatcctcaagacagtgattaatgaaaatcagaggtgtcaaaagtaaaagtataagttaaaaaaaagaaacacagtttccttcccatacaagtaacttatctgagtaaacagtagatctgtgtacttgtctGACGATCAGCTAACTGcgtactggttggatcaagtttgtggtgggtccttgttaggttttcagtgtttttttagtaacaacacagtccatctatcccattagttacaatggtgtaaatggtgtaacagctatgtaataccatgtgcaagtgttgtaattacaccacaaaagtacttttacttttgacacctctgatgaaaACGAacctaagagtttgactgaaaagtttgaagcattctaaatgtacagtatgtagtacggcacgcagtatttgaccccagtatttgaaaatgtctcgttacggccctgctctCAATGTGAGTCACAGGAACAGCTCATGGTGAACCTCTGAAGATTGCAAACCGTGAGTACAATATCATACTGAATTCCAttgtccattgattttataaaCCGGGATCTTTATTGCATGTCAGTCAGGTCTGTTTTGATGACTGAGAAATAAAGTTGGGAATACCTAAGTAATGAGACACTGTCGAGAGAACGTTCAttttgcatactgtacagtatgtccagTAGCGGTCCAAGTGTGcaattttagctgtttatttccaaaaattgacGATGCCCATTCACACGTTCTCTTTCTTTAAATGATGTTTAAGGCGGTggccttcagatcagagggttgctggttcgaatccccccttacctctccctacaccttcagccatagctgaagtgcccttcagcaaggtacCTAtcactgctacagggactgtaaccaatacccagtaaatatctgtaagtcattttggataaaagtggcagctacagtaagtgtaatgtactgtaatatctacaaacaaacaaatattccCTTTTCCATTCTTTGCCAACTGTTGATATCCATGTACAATCTCCATACACCCAAAgctttaccacacacacaaacacacacacacacacactctcctcaccTGCAGAACTGTGGTGGTATCGAAGCGTGGCATGtggtgtacaaacacacatgctccctGGATCCAGGGGGCGAAGACACTGCTCCAGGCTGACTTGGCCCAGCCCGTGTCAGACGTGTTCCACATCACGTCCCTATGAGTCAGGTCCAGCCAGTACCTGCGGAGAAACAGAGCCAACGCCATTGTACTCAGTCTAGTGCTACTTAATATGTttcatgtgcaataatgtgtattatttttgtgtgcatttttgtatttatgtaagaaGACACTctcttcgggattaataaaagtactctactctaccctactctactctactctattcagtGGACTTACAATGTCGGTATTTATTCACTGTGCAATGTTTACAATGTTGAAAATGGGCAGGGTCACTAACTACTGCGTTCTgcggcaggctgtcatcatgctttagtgtatgtatcgcacgctagtgcattcagcgtgttggtgcgacgcattttgaagttaaagcgtgctcctcaacgcaacggtaaagcgctttcatgcacttttgacacgtgacaagGTCTGCaaagttttcccgccgtgtctgcgattttgttttgtcacagcgcatttctgttactaaacgcaaatatgctttgctgtgccctaatcaaaaccacccctaaacctaacctgtcagtaaagcaatgtttatgctgctttacttttgccaagaacagcgagattaggcaaatttctacctaaattgtacctaaaccaaaaccatctctaaacctaacctgtcacagggcgttgtggagtacgctttaacttggaaatgcttattggacacacgcgatagtgggttcaaatcaggaGGATTATCTTTCACAGCTGATCTGTTTTGGAAATGCAAAAATATACGTAGGTACATAGAACACAACTTGAGGATTTGTTTTTACCATTAGACCATTTTACCATTTAACAACCATTAGAACGGCAACCAACTACTGTATGGTATATATGGTACCTCTGCTGATGCACAGACAAATATGTCAGCAGCATGCATACTGTTACCAAGAGCGGAGCTTTAAGTGTTTGCTATGGGCAtttacccctgggcccagggcccttccatATTGATGGTGGGGACCCTATTATGACATTGGCAGGCTACATGGGGGTACTTATCAGTGATTTACCCTGGGgccttgtgtgcaattgttctgtcaCCGACTGTTACCTGCCATTGACAGTGAGTCCAATGCCAAAGCTGCAGTGGTTGTGCTGGGTCATCTTGGGGGAGCCTGTGGTGCCGCTGGTGAAGAATATGGTCATGGGCTCTGTACTGCTGGTGTCGACACAGACATGCTCTCCAGACGCACTCCTTAGGGAcgagacaaaaaacacacacagatagttaCTTCATTAAGGTTaaatacaaaaacacagagacagatatgCCTCTTTGCCACTGCCGttattctggtaggcctacagctcaacacatcggccgccagtttttgcttttcgaataggtatGACACAGCTTAAttaatcgtgaagcaaaaagtggcgggtgagtcgcactgtgtcgagctgtagttctaccagaaaaccggcagtggaaaagaggcattactgtATGTTTATCCTCCTTGTGATGTGATTAATATCAGATTTCAGGCTGTGCAGGTTTGACTTGTAGCCTACTGTGCAGGTTAATAATAGAAAGTTTACATTATCTGCTTCATAGATGATTTAACGACATGTTAGCATTAGTTATCAGTCCAAGATTCAAAAAGTAAAGCGCTCGCCACAAATTTGATTGAACGAGCACTGAATCAGGTGACCACTTCAGGACAGGTAGATGTCACCTGTACTAGAAGGAAAACGTGGCAAAGATTTTTTACATAACCCGGAAGTAACACTTTGAAGTTTTACAAGGAGCACCTTAACAAGTCAGAGAGGTTGAGCCATCCTTCTCTCTTCTGGTCAGACACCAGCAGTTTGGCCTGCAGTGAGGCGCACTCAGACGCCACCGAGTCCAGGAGGGGAGCCAGCGACTCGTCCGTCACCACGCACTTAGCCCCGGAGGACTGCAGGCGGTGCAGGATGTCCCTGGCTGTCAACTGGGCTGTGCCCGGGATAAGAACTGTACCTGGAAACAAGCGacagtgtagagcagtggttcccaacctttctcttcagggacccatatttgtaccattgtaagctttggtgacccaatcgcatgggagggagtcacatgatactctgtttcctgtgaaaactccttagttatcattttattcctcaatttgtcttcagtcaaagatagaataaatgttaaatgtatcacttacattttgttgcttctatgcatatattagtttaaatgctttgtcatttatttaacatgggctatatatggtattaaaattaaaccccttaaaatcaagagggctttgcgacccactgtggatctttggcgacccataggttgggtcccgagccataggttgggaaccactggtgtagagtaaGTATGTGACATAAGACGTACTGTAAGAGGtcatttatacatttatttacttTACCATGGTTTATTTGGTTAATTGCATTCCTTAACGAGGTGCAACGTGAATTCAATACAATCTGATATGAGAAATGAATGAAAACTAAAAATACAACATAAGACGGCCTATTTTTATTGCCACACAACAGATGCCAAGTAGCTGGCGTAGCGAGGTTTGCATGTGAAGAGTCCTATTAATTTAGGTTCACAATACAGTAGTTATAGGAGTTAAGTTGTAAGTGACTTTGCTTATTTATGGAGCTGGAAGATGTTGCGTTTCACCCAAAAGGTTGTTACTACATCGATGCACCCTTACAGACAGTTGTGCTGAAACATTTTAAATTGACCAGCTACATTGTTGGGGTTAGTAAGAACATCAAAAAAAGACTGCTCAAGCATGGAGTCAATCCatgtcatattttactttacCCTGAATGGCCCACTGTTACCTGGATAAATCAGTAATCCTGTGTAGTTAGACAACTTCCAGGGTGGAAAGAAAACTTTGGTGTCACACTCCAAAGAGAACTTGTCAAATGACTTTTGTGCAGACCTTAGTAAATGTGTAGACATGCATGATTGCAAGCAACGTTTGGCAAAACTAAGTATGCTTGCACTGTGCGGAGGTCAGCTAgcgtgtggtgtggaacgttagtaaacctccctcccgaagcctcatacagtatcagtgatATCACGCTGTGACACCCTTACCCGAACTGATGCTTTGACTAGGAGGCGGCGAGTTTGAGCCCTGAGTGGTGGACTGCGCAGGAaggaacacctcagtcacacTTACCTGTTCTCAGGCATGCAATGTTGACCAGCCACCACTCTGGAATTCTGGGTAGGATGAGGAGCACCCTGTCCCCTCTCTGCAGTCGGCATTCTCCCGTCAGCACATTGGCAAGCCGTCGCGAGTGGAACCCCAGCTCTTCAAAACTCCACCTGATCTCTTTCCCACCATCGTTCACCCACCAGAAAGCAGGCTGCCCCGACTTCTCTCCATGCTAGCATTTCAGATGGACATACACTTTTACATCAAGAAACAATGCTGATAAAATAATATATCATGTCACAcatctataatataatataatataatataatataatataatataatataatataatataatataatagcttTCACTTTAGTTATACGCTGAAACATTTCCACACAACATAAGCCTATTAATAGCATTGTGTTATAGAATTCTACACAACATAGGGCGAACTATTCCACCTTCATATAATCAAAACGTAATGTACAGAAACCTCCACACACAGACTGTGGAGATAACATTTATTTTCCAGCTGTTACAAATGTCATTCTTGACCTATGACCTTAGCATAAGGTGTCCCAGGAAGTCGCGTGAAGCCATGCGCGGCTCAAGAAAAGCGAACCACACACCAATATTTAAAAAATCTCCAGTCATTAAAGCGTTCAAAAATGAAGTTCTGTCAAAAGACATGGGAATAATGAGGAACATTGTTGATCATGCTAATCCAACTGACACCAAACATCTTGACCGTGCGTTGTTGCAGGATTTCATCTGCAAGGAATTTAGTTTTTTTGCATGCGCAAAACCCTCGGGGATTTGTTAACGAGCAGTAATTTTGCATGCGAATTTAATGGTTTTCTAACTTCACGTAGCCATACCTTCTCCTTCGTCTCCCACTCATCCAGTACATCTTTCGCAAAGTTGAAATATTCTGGAATGCGAGGGTTATAAAGCGTCCGGAGGGTCTCGTAGGAGTGGAAGTTCTGTGGAAGATAACTTTTTGCTCGAGTTTGGTGCCACTTTAACCGACTTGGAAAGTTTGGTTTGAACTTGTGCGACACAAAAGTTAGGCGAAAACAATGCAACCAACAAGTCATGTTGTGTAATCAAAACGAAAACAAAAGGAATGGATAATGCATGCGCCTGCCAGACGGGTAGCCTTTACAACTAATGCAGGCTAATGATGAATGCAAAACTAAACTCACCGTTTTACTGCATCTGAACTAGTTGCTACTCTAACCGAGGCTAGATTTAAAAGTGTTGCATTGTTACAAACAGCCTACTGCACTGGAATTTGCAGACGTCCGTGGGTGAACCTTGTTTGACCTAGTGGAAGTTTCTTAGCCTGGAAGATTACGCAAGACCTCGCCGTCTGTTTCAGAGATCATGTAATAGACAtaaggggagcgtgtctatgttcccacagcccattgagtCAGTGTTCTTCTGATACACATACAAATGGAATCGCCGTATTAGCAGTAATTATTTTACCAAACGGTTCTCTCCCCTTAGAGAGGAACATGTACAAAACACAGAGCTGCCATGCTGATTCTATGGGAGCGTGTCtagtatgttcccacagcccattggtcccacatcactaagacatttaacattcatttttagtcccattggtcccacagcttatacgTGCTGGCCCATGTCCCAACATTTCAAAGAATTAATTCAAATTTAGTCCCAACAATGTCCCATGGCGAGGAGAAAGGCATgatctcttagtttactcggaaatgtggggaAAATGGAGTTGTAGTagagcatagggcctatatttgaataatttctttaaaatgtgggaacatggagcagcaagaataagctgtgggaccaacggactgtgggaccaatgggctgtgggaacatagagctgaccccattaCTATTTGGTCTGGGGAGCGttcctatgttcccacgccccattggtcccacagcccattggtcccacgtcactaagactttttttcatttttgaggcccattggtcccacagcccattggtcccacagtccattggtcccacagcccattggtcccacattgcttttttatttgaatgtttaggcccattggtcccacagcccattgaagtgtttgtgatgtggggccaatggactgtgggaccaaaaaataaattgaaaaatcttagtgatgtgggaccaatgggctgtgggaccaacgggctgtgggaccattgggcctaattttgaaaaaacgcaaaagtcttagcaatgtgggaccaatgggccgtgggaacatagagctgacccctttGGTCTGCCTTCCTGCTCTTCAGTTTTCAGAGGGAGAGCTGCCCAACACTGCTTCTTTACGGtttcaccactttatttttgCCAGTTCCTGCCTGATAACTGTAAATCTATAACAGGGTCCTTATTTTAACAGATGTATTCCTTCCGCTTTTTTTGCTGTTTGGAGTTTCTGTAATAACTTTTTTTCATATGGATTGATCATCAACATCCCAACACACTGGTaaagggggtcagctctatgttcccacagcccattggtctcacagcccgttggtcccacagcccatttgtCCCACAGCTTatccttgctgctccatgttcccacatttttaagaactatttcaaatataggccctatgttccacaactccatgtccccacatttccgagtaaactaagagaacatgcctttcacCACACCATGGGACATAGggtgtacatttttaaaaattcttaGGAATGTGGGAACATTGTgccagcaggtataagctgtgggaccaatgggctgtggtaccaatgggcctaaaaatgaatgttaaaagtcttaatgatatgggaccaatgggctgtgggaacatagacatgctCCCCGTAAAGGACCAATGGACCACTAACTGAGTTCCTACTCAACTGTTGGTTTTGGTTCTGGTGCTGGCCCGAGACCGAGAGAGGCGTCTCACCGGTGTGGACACTGAGGGTCTGGGTCGAACGAGATGCGTCGTGTTTCCACAAAATTAAATGAATCTATGGtagtggtgccgtcacgataaagccACTGATTTCTCGGACACCAATGATGAGGAAGAAGCGGAGTGTAGGTACGGTGTAGAGAAGCGaacattgcattggaaaacacactgtccaacttaatttgttttacttcacagtgtgatggggcatacatgctaatgtatcccttcactaataatctttccctaatcagttttctgtcggaattgggccatcaatcgtaaatcaaccacgacaCAACAcgtcggacagcccattcaaatgcattggccgcggaagtgtggcccaacaacgaaaaacggggctttatcgtgacggcaccacaaACGTATTAGATTATAGATCGGTGATTCGTGGCCACTTGACGGTATAGCGTGCGATACAGTTGCTCACTGACGGAGAACCGCCTGAATCCAGAGAGCTGGTGACACAGGCACCCCCTTAACTTTCACCTGTGTAAATTCTATGTCATGCTGTAGGCTCTTCCTCCACAACCACATCCATTGGTTCCATTTCCTCTTCTGTCTTCACATCACAGTAGGACATAGTGTGACTTCAGTGACTTTTGTCATAATGTATGTGAGTTTCAGTGCAAACTAAGTTCAAATTCAACAGACAATATCCACATGAAATATCTTGATAGATTTCATTCTCATAGGCTACTGTTCTCaaatacaaaacaacaacaacaaacaatacaAGGTTGTGCAAATATACAAAGTGATGCCACcagggctgcatttcccaaaaactcttaagtagtacttaagcctaagtactACTTAAATATGAgaggccgcctaggcaatatatcagtaataggtctcacatcattacTAAAAGTTTAtatatacactattttacctcacacatgcacttggcgcaaccattttatttgcatgtgcgagaaaaaaatattgtatgtagacctataaaatatatatatattgcctggacggcccctcatacttaagtactactttggcttaagtactacttaagggtttttgggaaacgcaacccagaatgtgtttgaaattctgcctctgcctccattgtagcctagaaatctagacccctagtggccgcaaattgaatttgctgtcAGCTGTAAGGGTTTAGCTCGCTAGCCCTATCGCATGGGATGCGTCGTGTGTTGTAACGTTGCCATCAACACTGAATTAAAGATTTTAAAGTTTGTTTGTTGGGCGCCAGCAGCCGTCAGACTGTGGTCGGTTTAACAAGCGGCACAATCCCAAAAATGAATTAACCAACAGTGATTTGAATGcaactgaatgaatgagaaaCACCAGAAATATCTTTTGTTATTTTTAGTGCACTTCACGAATTAGGTTACATACaacatagacaggtcatcagctgggaaaattaggcctttcgtcctaccgcacttttctctgtggattactgaccagaaggcctattggaagaaattaaaacatggggccacgtcaatttttgctcagaattcaatatggccgccattttccaaaatgacttgttttcatgcattattacatatatatactataaggtgatattcatgaacgattaactactttcagcactattctgtcctacttccttacatacatgtttacaaaggttgactaaactaaaacaaatgaaaataatgttggccaccttgcaatatccaaaggaaagtgctgaaaataatgattgaaatgcacatacagagtctatggctgggaaaattaggcctattgtcctgtcagggttttcacagtggattacagaccagaaggcctattgaaaaagattcaccagttgattgccatctcaaatgtactccaaaattcaaaatgttctctgtttttcagaaaggcagactttcatacatttttctcaatactgtaagaccataattatcaataaagacaacctattttcagtgaaattctgtcctatctcctatctcctatctacagacgtgagtacaaaggttggcaacagaaagatgtaaatatatatcttgcccctttgaaatatcctaaggattgttgtcagaaaatgactgAATTACACATATACAGTTGAgagctgaaaaaaggctattgacctgccaaacttttcacattagattactgaccaaaagtttttcaggcctacattttttttcataaagcaagggtgcgtgtgcgtgcgtgtgtgtgcgtgcgcgtatcccccgctcatctttcccctgctctacagtgtctttcccccacacactattctgcctcccccaccccctcactcatcccccccacacactattctgccccacccaccccccacacacgtttctgccccccaaccccctcactcatcccccccatgctactctgccccccaaccccctcactcatcccccccatgctactctgcccccccacccctcactcaccccccactattctgccccccacgctcaccccccctgactcattctcccccccacccccccacaaaatactcgcccaccccccatccaatgtgaaaagtttggcaggtcgacCCCCCGAATGAActtaccccccccacacaaacacacacactattctgcccccctgagCCCCCCACACTatatcccccccaccacctcactcatccccccacaaacTATTCTGCCCACCCACCCCCTAATTAAATCCGActcatacacccccaccccccactctgcccccctacccccgctcaccccctcattcatccccccgctcctccacatcattcgccccccccccagccccccacacacacacacccggtctactgtgtctatgtcagtgtatgtaaagaagcacactggccacacacacttgagaaaagcacactcaggcacacacacatacacatacaaacgcgcacgcacacacacacacacacacacacacacacacacacacacacacacacacacacacacacacacacacacac
This genomic interval from Engraulis encrasicolus isolate BLACKSEA-1 chromosome 16, IST_EnEncr_1.0, whole genome shotgun sequence contains the following:
- the acsm3 gene encoding acyl-coenzyme A synthetase ACSM3, mitochondrial; its protein translation is MTCWLHCFRLTFVSHKFKPNFPSRLKWHQTRAKSYLPQNFHSYETLRTLYNPRIPEYFNFAKDVLDEWETKEKHGEKSGQPAFWWVNDGGKEIRWSFEELGFHSRRLANVLTGECRLQRGDRVLLILPRIPEWWLVNIACLRTGTVLIPGTAQLTARDILHRLQSSGAKCVVTDESLAPLLDSVASECASLQAKLLVSDQKREGWLNLSDLLRSASGEHVCVDTSSTEPMTIFFTSGTTGSPKMTQHNHCSFGIGLTVNGRYWLDLTHRDVMWNTSDTGWAKSAWSSVFAPWIQGACVFVHHMPRFDTTTVLQTLSRYPITTFCTAPTAYRMLVQEDLSRYSFPSLQHCLCAGEPINPEVMGKWREATGLDIYEGYGQTETVLIAGTFKGMKIKPGSFGKPSPAYDVQIIDDDGNVVPQGKEGNLAIRVKPHRPFSLFTEYTDDPQRTAECFRGDFYLTGDRGLQDEDGYLWFIGRSDDVILSAGYRIGPFEVENALIEHDAVAESAVVSSPDAVRGEVVKAFVVLTSDYKTRSHEDLRAELQAHVKKVTAPYKYPRKIEFVEQLPKTVSGKIRRVELRNKEWGRG